GCGACAACCGAATCTTCGCAGTCGCACCGCGTCGCCAACTCTACGGCCGACGGCGGGTCCCGGTCGACCTGGGAGCCCGTTGCCGCCGACCGGACGCCCGGTTTCCGCCCGGTTCCGGGACGATTCGCAGGCCGGTGGTCTAGACGGGTGGCGGTGAGGCGAGCCAGCCGGCCACGGCCTCGGCGATCGGCTGCCGCGTCTCCAGCTCCACGAAGCCGAACTGGCCGCCCTGATTGCATTCGAGAAACCACCAGGTGCCGTCGGCGTCCTCGGCGAAGTCGAACGCCCCGTAGGCGAGTCGGGCGACGCGCAGATAGCCGTACACGGCTCGGGTGATGCGCTCGGGCACCTCGACGGGCTCCCAGCGGTGGCCGGTCTCGCCGTACCGGCCGTCCACCTGATCGGGTGTCGCCGCCTTGCGTGCGGCGAACAACTCGTGCCCGACGCAGGTGAGCCGGATGTCGGCGCGCTTGGAGATGTAGCGCTGGAGCAGGGTGGGGCCGGCGGCGACCGACTCGAAGTCGGCGCCGGCGCCCACCCGGGTGGTCGGCAGCGAGACCGGCGGGTCGCCGGGGGGCGGGCCGGTGATCGACTTGACCACGATGTCCCGGTGTTCGGCGGCGAACAGCCGGGCGATGCGCGGGAATGTGGTGACAAGGGTGGGCGGTACGGCGAAACCGCTCTGGTGCGCCACCCGCAACTGCCAGGGCTTGAGCCGCGCTTGGGCCGCCGCCTGCGGATGGTTCATCCAGCGCGCCGTCGTCGAGTACAGCATGCCGAAGAACGCGTGCGCGGACTCGGCGGTGAGCCACGCCGAGGGGTTGGGCGCGTGGGCCGCGCTCGCGCCCGGCCGCCGCACCCATATCGAGCGCAGCCCGTCCATGCTCAACAGACGTCCGCCCGCGGACAGATGGCCGCGGAAGTCGCCGCTGACGTACTCGGCGGACATCGACGCCTCGCCCGGCAGATCGGCGGGGTCGAAGCGCACCAGCGGCGTGCCGCGCCCGTGCAGCTCGGCCACGACCAGGTCCGCGGTGACGTCCTGCTCGGCGGTCAGGATCAGCACAGTCATCGGGTAACCAGGGCGCTCAGTCGTCGAAGTGCGTCTTGGAGCCGGCCGTCGAGGTCGTCGACCCGGCGGCCAGCAGCAGTGCGCGATCGGCTATCGCGGGACGTCCGTCCGGCAGGACGTTCAGCTGGAGCGTGGAGTCGTAGGTGAAAGGTCCGACGACCGGTGAGCTCTCCGCCGGAAAAGCGTAGTTCAGCGCGAACGGTCGCATGATTCTCCTCCACTGCCCCACGAGTGTGTTTCAGTCACAGAGGTAACAATACGTGGCGAAGATGTAATGGTCTCAGCACGGAAAGTCATAAATGACGAACCGTCAGGCGGAGGCGGCGCTGCCGCCCCCCGGACCTGGGAGGACAGGGTCCGCGGCGTGGCGGTGACGCCGTCCGAAGTCCTCAAGTCCGTTGTCGGGAAACCGAGTTCGGTCTGCCTTCGAGGCCTGTATTGGGACATCCTGTCCGGATTCC
This window of the Streptomyces niveus genome carries:
- the tgmB gene encoding ATP-grasp ribosomal peptide maturase, which encodes MTVLILTAEQDVTADLVVAELHGRGTPLVRFDPADLPGEASMSAEYVSGDFRGHLSAGGRLLSMDGLRSIWVRRPGASAAHAPNPSAWLTAESAHAFFGMLYSTTARWMNHPQAAAQARLKPWQLRVAHQSGFAVPPTLVTTFPRIARLFAAEHRDIVVKSITGPPPGDPPVSLPTTRVGAGADFESVAAGPTLLQRYISKRADIRLTCVGHELFAARKAATPDQVDGRYGETGHRWEPVEVPERITRAVYGYLRVARLAYGAFDFAEDADGTWWFLECNQGGQFGFVELETRQPIAEAVAGWLASPPPV
- the tgmA gene encoding putative ATP-grasp-modified RiPP translates to MRPFALNYAFPAESSPVVGPFTYDSTLQLNVLPDGRPAIADRALLLAAGSTTSTAGSKTHFDD